A genomic stretch from Erigeron canadensis isolate Cc75 chromosome 9, C_canadensis_v1, whole genome shotgun sequence includes:
- the LOC122582083 gene encoding probable glutathione S-transferase, whose amino-acid sequence MEEVKLFRTWSSPFGLRIVWALKLKGVEYETIYEDLTNKSSLLLECNPVHKKVPVLLHNGSRICESLVILEYIDETWSTTNRILPEDPLARATSRFWAKFNDEQVFPSFFRYHMSQGRDQEEAKEKFLESLKLVEGYLKGKKFLNGETCGFLDLVFGWMAHYPVAMKKASNLNLLNEEAWPYLSTWMKQFRDIPVIKENWPDEEALVLKFQKMREARGISIPTEK is encoded by the exons atgGAAGAGGTGAAGCTTTTCAGGACATGGTCAAGTCCTTTTGGGTTGAGGATTGTTTGGGCATTGAAACTGAAAGGTGTCGAGTACGAGACCATATATGAGGATCTTACAAACAAGAGTTCGTTGCTACTCGAATGCAACCCGGTTCACAAGAAAGTACCAGTGTTGTTGCACAATGGAAGTCGCATATGTGAATCACTTGTAATTCTTGAGTACATTGATGAGACATGGAGCACAACTAATCGCATTTTACCTGAGGATCCGCTTGCTAGAGCGACTAGTCGTTTCTGGGCGAAGTTTAATGATGAGCAG GTTTTCCCATCGTTCTTCCGTTATCATATGAGCCAAGGAAGAGATCAAGAAGAAGCCAAAGAAAAATTCTTGGAGAGCCTGAAACTGGTAGAAGGATACCTAAAGGGAAAGAAATTTTTGAACGGAGAAACATGTGGCTTCCTAGATCTTGTTTTTGGGTGGATGGCTCATTATCCTGTTGCTATGAAAAAGGCAAGCAATCTAAATCTGTTGAATGAAGAGGCATGGCCATATCTAAGTACATGGATGAAGCAATTTCGTGACATTCCCGTGATCAAAGAAAACTGGCCTGATGAAGAGGCATTAGTCCTCAAGTTTCAGAAAATGCGTGAAGCCCGTGGGATATCCATTCCAACAGAAAAGTGA